A single genomic interval of Lathyrus oleraceus cultivar Zhongwan6 chromosome 7, CAAS_Psat_ZW6_1.0, whole genome shotgun sequence harbors:
- the LOC127102719 gene encoding uncharacterized protein LOC127102719 — translation MMSGEVGWLVLVSDDREFAEMLRKVREANLKTVVVGDYWDRDLGKNADLWLPWNVVANGKVEGMGLMGRTEGSDDELEGDQNLGYDEYVTEEELLDDERIHVLVTFVEAYEKQIDLV, via the exons ATGATGAGTGGAGAG GTTGGTTGGTTGGTTTTGGTTTCGGATGATCGGGAATTTGCGGAGATGTTGAGGAAG GTTAGGGAAGCGAATTTGAAGACTGTTGTTGTTGGAGATTATTGGGATAGGGATTTGGGGAAGAATGCTGATTTGTGGCTTCCTTGGAATGTTGTTGCGAATGGAAAGGTTGAGGGAATGGGTTTAATGGGAAGAACAGAGGGTTCGGATGATGAATTGGAAGGAGATCAGAATCTGGGCTATGATGAATATGTAACCGAGGAAGAACTATTAGATGATGAAAG GATTCATGTATTGGTTACATTTGTTGAAGCTTATGAGAAACAAATTGATCTTGTTTGA